A single Syngnathus acus chromosome 8, fSynAcu1.2, whole genome shotgun sequence DNA region contains:
- the rfx1a gene encoding MHC class II regulatory factor RFX1a isoform X1: protein MATTGYVGEIQPTAPPQGTVVTSGPPDANSASATAPQFLAEIQTTVVTPTVVTPTAQTAATDQAASSGTQKPSGGSQTQAPAPTQPAQTHYVTAEIQGSPTPSGNGQSAPQYIVVTVTAEGSLHSSDSVSDSSSPPAAVQTGVPTQVVQQVQTAQQRSVVQATSQIAKTEPGTQLNVASLQPVHISPEVQQQLAPVQVQHVYTNQVQYVEGGDANYTTSTIRSGTFPYTDTALYAPSAAGQYYEGQPTPGSQASTPGTPLTVSVTTGTTGAVSMFVAQPGGATGGGTTVVTAGGTANGSGDGTGANGGAAGSYVIQGGYMLGGSSGSGSSSSSSGGSAGNSQSYSHTARASPATVSITEGEESSVPSADKKVQWLLDNYETAEGVSLPRSTLYCHYLLHCQEQKLEPVNAASFGKLIRSVFMGLRTRRLGTRGNSKYHYYGLRIKAGSSLLRLMEDQQHLAMRQQPFSQKQRLKPVHKVEGMTNGTASGVGQQQLQQQASGQVDISTQVQQYQQFLDASRTLPEFPDIDLQGKSLPEGIELDHIKSFQLLYREHCEAILDVMVNLQFTLVETLWKSFWRFSQSQAGDGTLAVHDESEKRLPKSCLVLLCKYDPVLRWSRDCDNSLYQGLVEILIPDVLRPIPSALTQAIRNFAKSLESWLTNAMMNIPEEMVRIKVTSANAFAQTLRRYTSLNHLAQAARAVLQNTAQINQMLSDLNRVDFANVQEQASWVCRCEDRVVQRLEQDFKLTLQQQNSLEQWAAWLDGVVSQVLKPHQHSAAFPKAAKLFLLKWSFYSSMVIRDLTLRSAASFGSFHLIRLLYDEYMYYLIEHRVAQAKGETPIAVMGEFASLGRGLNMLDGEKEEEEEEEEESDEESQELSLPSDAVVLGDESLEPPAKLARTDQRVLFTTGPPEN, encoded by the exons ATGGCCACCACGGGCTATGTCGGCGAGATCCAGCCAACAGCCCCGCCACAAGGGACCGTTGTCACATCTGGACCTCCCGATGCCAACTCCGCCTCGGCAACCGCGCCCCAGTTCCTGGCTGAGATTCAGACCACTGTGGTCACCCCCACCGTTGTCACCCCAACAGCCCAGACCGCAGCCACCGATCAAGCCGCTTCCAGCGGGACTCAGAAGCCCAGTGGCGGCAGTCAAACCCAGGCCCCGGCTCCGACCCAGCCGGCGCAGACGCATTACGTAACAGCGGAAATCCAAGGCTCCCCCACGCCGTCTGGAAATGGCCAAAGTGCTCCTCAGTACATTGTTGTTACAGTGACAG CAGAGGGCTCCCTTCACTCGAGCGACAGCGTCTCCGACTCCAGCTCCCCTCCAGCTGCGGTGCAGACCGGAGTTCCCACGCAGGTCGTTCAGCAGGTCCAAACAGCCCAGCAG AGGTCGGTGGTCCAGGCCACCTCGCAGATAGCCAAGACTGAGCCCGGCACACAGCTCAATGTCGCCAGTCTGCAACCAGTGCATATCAGCCCTGAG gtTCAACAGCAGCTCGCGCCAGTACAGGTGCAACATGTCTACACCAACCAGGTGCAGTATGTGGAAGGAGGAGACGCCAACTACACCACCAGCACTAT TCGTTCCGGCACCTTCCCTTACACCGACACGGCCCTGTACGCTCCGAGCGCCGCCGGCCAGTATTACGAAGGTCAGCCCACCCCGGGCTCTCAGGCCTCCACCCCCGGTACGCCTCTCACCGTCTCCGTGACCACCGGCACGACAGGAGCCGTGTCCATGTTTGTGGCTCAGCCCGGCGGTGCGACAGGGGGCGGGACCACGGTGGTAACCGCCGGCGGTACCGCCAACGGGTCAGGGGATGGGACAGGCGCTAATGGCGGCGCCGCTGGAAGTTATGTGATCCAGGGCGGTTACATGTTGggcggcagcagcggcagcggcagcagcagcagcagcagcggcggctcAGCCGGCAACAGTCAGAGCTACTCCCACACCGCCCGCGCCTCCCCGGCCACTGTGAGTATAACGGAGGGCGAGGAGAGTAGCGTGCCGTCGGCAGACAAGAAG GTACAGTGGTTGCTGGACAACTACGAAACTGCCGAAGGAGTCAGTCTGCCACGTTCGACCCTCTACTGCCACTATCTGCTGCATTGCCAGGAGCAGAAGCTCGAGCCGGTTAACGCCGCCTCTTTCGGGAAACTCATCCGATCTGTTTTCATGGGACTACGGACACGACGCCTCGGCACGCG GGGCAATTCTAAATACCACTACTATGGTCTAAGAATCAAGGCAGGCTCTTCTCTTCTCCGCCTCATGGAAGATCAGCAGCATCTGGCTATGAGGCAGCAGCCCTTCTCTCAAAAGCAGAG GTTGAAGCCTGTGCATAAAGTGGAGGGAATGACCAATGGGACAGCTTCAGGAGTTGGACAGCAGCAACTTCAGCAGCAGGCTTCTGGACAGGTGGACATCAGCACTCAGGTTCAGCAGTACCAGCAGTTCCTTG ACGCAAGCAGAACACTTCCCGAGTTCCCAGATATCGACCTCCAGGGGAAGTCCCTGCCCGAGGGTATTGAACTGGATCACATAAAGAGCTTTCAGCTGCTCTACAGAGAACACTGTGAG gCCATACTGGACGTGATGGTCAATCTTCAATTTACCCTAGTGGAGACCCTTTGGAAAAGCTTCTGGAGGTTCAGTCAGAGTCAAGCTGGAGATGGCACACTGGCTGT TCACGATGAATCGGAAAAACGTCTGCCCAAGTCCTGCCTGGTGCTGCTGTGCAAGTATGACCCGGTGCTGCGCTGGAGCCGGGACTGTGACAACAGCCTCTATCAAGGCCTGGTGGAGATCCTCATCCCTGATGTCCTCAGGCCAATTCCCA GTGCCTTAACTCAAGCCATCCGGAACTTTGCCAAAAGCCTGGAAAGCTGGCTGACCAACGCCATGATGAACATTCCCGAGGAGATGGTCCGCATCAAG GTAACGTCAGCCAATGCGTTTGCCCAGACCCTGCGTCGCTACACCAGTCTGAATCACCTGGCCCAGGCGGCTCGCGCCGTCCTCCAAAACACGGCTCAGATCAACCAAATGCTCTCCGACCTCAACCGTGTCGACTTTGCCAACGTTCAG GAGCAGGCTTCGTGGGTGTGCCGCTGCGAAGACCGCGTCGTGCAACGACTGGAGCAGGACTTTAAGTTGACCCTCCAGCAGCAGAATTCCTTGGAGCAGTGGGCTGCCTGGCTGGATGGCGTGGTTTCCCAGGTGTTAAAACCTCACCAACACAGCGCTGCCTTCCCTAAGGCGGCCAAGCTGTTCCTGCTCAAGTGGTCCTTTTACAG TTCCATGGTGATTCGGGACCTCACCCTGCGGAGCGCTGCCAGTTTTGGCTCCTTTCACCTGATTCGCCTTTTGTATGACGAGTACATGTACTACCTGATAGAGCATCGAGTAGCCCAGGCTAAAGGCGAGACCCCGATCGCCGTCATGGGAGAG TTTGCCAGTTTAGGACGAGGTCTAAACATGCTGGATGGCGAGAAAG aagaagaagaggaagaggaggaggaaagcgATGAGGAAAGTCAGGAGCTGTCCTTGCCCTCCGACGCCGTGGTGTTGGGTGACGAATCTCTGGAGCCCCCCGCCAAGCTGGCCAGAACGGACCAGAGGGTTCTCTTCACCACAGGACCGCCTGAAAACTAA
- the rfx1a gene encoding MHC class II regulatory factor RFX1a isoform X3: MATTGYVGEIQPTAPPQGTVVTSGPPDANSASATAPQFLAEIQTTVVTPTVVTPTAQTAATDQAASSGTQKPSGGSQTQAPAPTQPAQTHYVTAEIQGSPTPSGNGQSAPQYIVVTVTAEGSLHSSDSVSDSSSPPAAVQTGVPTQVVQQVQTAQQRSVVQATSQIAKTEPGTQLNVASLQPVHISPEVQQQLAPVQVQHVYTNQVQYVEGGDANYTTSTIRSGTFPYTDTALYAPSAAGQYYEGQPTPGSQASTPGTPLTVSVTTGTTGAVSMFVAQPGGATGGGTTVVTAGGTANGSGDGTGANGGAAGSYVIQGGYMLGGSSGSGSSSSSSGGSAGNSQSYSHTARASPATVSITEGEESSVPSADKKWLLDNYETAEGVSLPRSTLYCHYLLHCQEQKLEPVNAASFGKLIRSVFMGLRTRRLGTRGNSKYHYYGLRIKAGSSLLRLMEDQQHLAMRQQPFSQKQRLKPVHKVEGMTNGTASGVGQQQLQQQASGQVDISTQVQQYQQFLDASRTLPEFPDIDLQGKSLPEGIELDHIKSFQLLYREHCEAILDVMVNLQFTLVETLWKSFWRFSQSQAGDGTLAVHDESEKRLPKSCLVLLCKYDPVLRWSRDCDNSLYQGLVEILIPDVLRPIPSALTQAIRNFAKSLESWLTNAMMNIPEEMVRIKVTSANAFAQTLRRYTSLNHLAQAARAVLQNTAQINQMLSDLNRVDFANVQEQASWVCRCEDRVVQRLEQDFKLTLQQQNSLEQWAAWLDGVVSQVLKPHQHSAAFPKAAKLFLLKWSFYSSMVIRDLTLRSAASFGSFHLIRLLYDEYMYYLIEHRVAQAKGETPIAVMGEFASLGRGLNMLDGEKEEEEEEEEESDEESQELSLPSDAVVLGDESLEPPAKLARTDQRVLFTTGPPEN; the protein is encoded by the exons ATGGCCACCACGGGCTATGTCGGCGAGATCCAGCCAACAGCCCCGCCACAAGGGACCGTTGTCACATCTGGACCTCCCGATGCCAACTCCGCCTCGGCAACCGCGCCCCAGTTCCTGGCTGAGATTCAGACCACTGTGGTCACCCCCACCGTTGTCACCCCAACAGCCCAGACCGCAGCCACCGATCAAGCCGCTTCCAGCGGGACTCAGAAGCCCAGTGGCGGCAGTCAAACCCAGGCCCCGGCTCCGACCCAGCCGGCGCAGACGCATTACGTAACAGCGGAAATCCAAGGCTCCCCCACGCCGTCTGGAAATGGCCAAAGTGCTCCTCAGTACATTGTTGTTACAGTGACAG CAGAGGGCTCCCTTCACTCGAGCGACAGCGTCTCCGACTCCAGCTCCCCTCCAGCTGCGGTGCAGACCGGAGTTCCCACGCAGGTCGTTCAGCAGGTCCAAACAGCCCAGCAG AGGTCGGTGGTCCAGGCCACCTCGCAGATAGCCAAGACTGAGCCCGGCACACAGCTCAATGTCGCCAGTCTGCAACCAGTGCATATCAGCCCTGAG gtTCAACAGCAGCTCGCGCCAGTACAGGTGCAACATGTCTACACCAACCAGGTGCAGTATGTGGAAGGAGGAGACGCCAACTACACCACCAGCACTAT TCGTTCCGGCACCTTCCCTTACACCGACACGGCCCTGTACGCTCCGAGCGCCGCCGGCCAGTATTACGAAGGTCAGCCCACCCCGGGCTCTCAGGCCTCCACCCCCGGTACGCCTCTCACCGTCTCCGTGACCACCGGCACGACAGGAGCCGTGTCCATGTTTGTGGCTCAGCCCGGCGGTGCGACAGGGGGCGGGACCACGGTGGTAACCGCCGGCGGTACCGCCAACGGGTCAGGGGATGGGACAGGCGCTAATGGCGGCGCCGCTGGAAGTTATGTGATCCAGGGCGGTTACATGTTGggcggcagcagcggcagcggcagcagcagcagcagcagcggcggctcAGCCGGCAACAGTCAGAGCTACTCCCACACCGCCCGCGCCTCCCCGGCCACTGTGAGTATAACGGAGGGCGAGGAGAGTAGCGTGCCGTCGGCAGACAAGAAG TGGTTGCTGGACAACTACGAAACTGCCGAAGGAGTCAGTCTGCCACGTTCGACCCTCTACTGCCACTATCTGCTGCATTGCCAGGAGCAGAAGCTCGAGCCGGTTAACGCCGCCTCTTTCGGGAAACTCATCCGATCTGTTTTCATGGGACTACGGACACGACGCCTCGGCACGCG GGGCAATTCTAAATACCACTACTATGGTCTAAGAATCAAGGCAGGCTCTTCTCTTCTCCGCCTCATGGAAGATCAGCAGCATCTGGCTATGAGGCAGCAGCCCTTCTCTCAAAAGCAGAG GTTGAAGCCTGTGCATAAAGTGGAGGGAATGACCAATGGGACAGCTTCAGGAGTTGGACAGCAGCAACTTCAGCAGCAGGCTTCTGGACAGGTGGACATCAGCACTCAGGTTCAGCAGTACCAGCAGTTCCTTG ACGCAAGCAGAACACTTCCCGAGTTCCCAGATATCGACCTCCAGGGGAAGTCCCTGCCCGAGGGTATTGAACTGGATCACATAAAGAGCTTTCAGCTGCTCTACAGAGAACACTGTGAG gCCATACTGGACGTGATGGTCAATCTTCAATTTACCCTAGTGGAGACCCTTTGGAAAAGCTTCTGGAGGTTCAGTCAGAGTCAAGCTGGAGATGGCACACTGGCTGT TCACGATGAATCGGAAAAACGTCTGCCCAAGTCCTGCCTGGTGCTGCTGTGCAAGTATGACCCGGTGCTGCGCTGGAGCCGGGACTGTGACAACAGCCTCTATCAAGGCCTGGTGGAGATCCTCATCCCTGATGTCCTCAGGCCAATTCCCA GTGCCTTAACTCAAGCCATCCGGAACTTTGCCAAAAGCCTGGAAAGCTGGCTGACCAACGCCATGATGAACATTCCCGAGGAGATGGTCCGCATCAAG GTAACGTCAGCCAATGCGTTTGCCCAGACCCTGCGTCGCTACACCAGTCTGAATCACCTGGCCCAGGCGGCTCGCGCCGTCCTCCAAAACACGGCTCAGATCAACCAAATGCTCTCCGACCTCAACCGTGTCGACTTTGCCAACGTTCAG GAGCAGGCTTCGTGGGTGTGCCGCTGCGAAGACCGCGTCGTGCAACGACTGGAGCAGGACTTTAAGTTGACCCTCCAGCAGCAGAATTCCTTGGAGCAGTGGGCTGCCTGGCTGGATGGCGTGGTTTCCCAGGTGTTAAAACCTCACCAACACAGCGCTGCCTTCCCTAAGGCGGCCAAGCTGTTCCTGCTCAAGTGGTCCTTTTACAG TTCCATGGTGATTCGGGACCTCACCCTGCGGAGCGCTGCCAGTTTTGGCTCCTTTCACCTGATTCGCCTTTTGTATGACGAGTACATGTACTACCTGATAGAGCATCGAGTAGCCCAGGCTAAAGGCGAGACCCCGATCGCCGTCATGGGAGAG TTTGCCAGTTTAGGACGAGGTCTAAACATGCTGGATGGCGAGAAAG aagaagaagaggaagaggaggaggaaagcgATGAGGAAAGTCAGGAGCTGTCCTTGCCCTCCGACGCCGTGGTGTTGGGTGACGAATCTCTGGAGCCCCCCGCCAAGCTGGCCAGAACGGACCAGAGGGTTCTCTTCACCACAGGACCGCCTGAAAACTAA